From Amycolatopsis cihanbeyliensis, a single genomic window includes:
- a CDS encoding S1 family peptidase, translating into MVFKNSALLASAGLLTVAALVPLSTSVAAADSQLGADAGIESLSSALGTSFGGAWIDPSDGDLVVGVTDRDELDDVTRTGAEPRLVRHSTAELDTMVDKLDAVEATAPKSITRWGVDVRHNVVNMTVLPGTAEQARDLAASVGITDVRIQESSEVPRLYADIQGGEAYHPGNSRCSVGFSVRGGFVTAGHCETETGGGSLTKDGRPLGQWGGSRFPGADYAWVRTSSDWTPVGSVTGVGPVSGSQEAATGAGVSKSGSTTGVTRGTIGQKNQTVRYPQGSVRGLTATNALCQPGDSGGAFISNGQAQGVVSGGDSRTCFFQPVRPILSAYNLTLVTG; encoded by the coding sequence GTGGTATTCAAGAATTCGGCTCTGCTCGCCTCGGCCGGCCTGCTGACGGTCGCCGCGCTGGTGCCGCTGAGCACCTCGGTCGCCGCGGCCGACAGCCAACTCGGCGCGGACGCCGGCATCGAGTCGCTGAGCTCGGCGCTCGGTACGAGCTTCGGCGGTGCCTGGATCGATCCCTCCGACGGCGACCTGGTCGTCGGTGTGACCGACCGGGACGAACTCGACGACGTGACCAGGACCGGCGCCGAACCACGGCTCGTCCGGCACAGCACCGCCGAGCTGGACACCATGGTGGACAAGCTGGACGCGGTCGAGGCGACCGCGCCGAAGTCGATCACCCGGTGGGGTGTCGACGTGCGGCACAACGTGGTCAACATGACGGTGCTTCCGGGCACGGCCGAGCAGGCCCGCGACCTGGCCGCCTCGGTCGGCATCACGGATGTGCGGATCCAGGAGTCGTCCGAGGTTCCCCGGCTCTACGCCGACATCCAGGGCGGGGAGGCCTACCACCCCGGCAACTCGCGGTGCTCGGTCGGTTTCTCCGTACGCGGCGGGTTCGTCACCGCGGGCCACTGCGAGACCGAGACCGGAGGCGGTTCGCTGACCAAGGACGGCCGGCCGCTCGGCCAGTGGGGCGGCTCGCGCTTCCCCGGCGCCGACTACGCCTGGGTGCGCACCAGCAGCGACTGGACCCCGGTCGGCTCGGTCACCGGGGTGGGCCCGGTCTCCGGCTCGCAGGAGGCGGCCACCGGTGCCGGTGTCAGCAAGTCCGGCTCCACCACGGGTGTGACCAGGGGCACCATCGGTCAGAAGAACCAGACCGTGCGCTACCCGCAGGGTTCGGTCCGCGGGCTCACCGCCACCAACGCGCTCTGCCAGCCCGGTGACTCCGGCGGCGCGTTCATCTCGAACGGGCAGGCACAGGGTGTTGTCTCCGGCGGGGACAGCCGTACCTGCTTCTTCCAGCCGGTGCGTCCCATCCTTTCCGCCTACAACCTGACCCTCGTCACCGGCTGA
- a CDS encoding acyltransferase — protein sequence MAITGVVLGHWLVTAVLPAGEGVLAGLDVDSPLRHLPALAPLSWLLQTLGLFFFAGGFGAAVSRASARRYAGSLRGWWVARVSRLARTVLLVLLAWAIVLGVLLLFGLGADAAGTVVHLVTSPLWFLAVYVVLLAGTDVALALHGWLGWAAAAVPAGLALLVESAVAAGAPGVLGQATVLLVWWVPWQLGVVAAERGIPGPPAATALLAFGVAGGLLAVLVFGYPVSAVGGTGQARSNLAPPSPFALALALAQVGAVLLAAPPLRRAARSARTVVGWVNARALPIFLLHQSALTAVLLAAGAFGTFAGLHEVPSGGAWLLARLCWLPGFAGMLWLLLVTLGRILPARRDAPGQK from the coding sequence GTGGCGATCACCGGGGTGGTGCTCGGCCACTGGCTGGTCACGGCCGTCCTGCCGGCCGGGGAGGGCGTGCTGGCCGGGCTGGACGTGGACAGCCCGCTGCGTCACCTGCCCGCGCTCGCGCCGCTGAGCTGGCTGCTGCAGACCCTCGGGCTGTTCTTCTTCGCCGGCGGTTTCGGCGCCGCGGTGAGCAGGGCCAGCGCCCGGCGGTACGCCGGGAGCCTGCGCGGCTGGTGGGTGGCGCGGGTGTCCCGCCTCGCCCGAACCGTCCTGCTGGTGCTCCTGGCCTGGGCCATCGTGCTGGGCGTGCTGCTGCTGTTCGGGCTCGGCGCCGACGCCGCGGGCACGGTGGTCCACCTGGTGACGAGCCCGTTGTGGTTTCTCGCCGTGTACGTGGTGCTGCTCGCCGGCACGGATGTCGCACTGGCCCTGCACGGGTGGCTGGGCTGGGCCGCCGCGGCCGTACCCGCCGGGCTGGCCCTGCTGGTGGAGTCGGCGGTGGCCGCGGGCGCTCCCGGCGTCCTCGGCCAGGCGACCGTGCTGCTGGTCTGGTGGGTGCCCTGGCAACTCGGTGTGGTCGCTGCCGAGCGCGGCATACCCGGCCCACCGGCGGCCACGGCGTTGCTCGCGTTCGGGGTGGCGGGCGGGCTGCTCGCGGTGCTGGTGTTCGGCTACCCGGTCTCCGCGGTCGGCGGCACCGGACAGGCACGGTCGAACCTGGCGCCGCCCTCGCCGTTCGCGCTGGCGCTCGCCCTGGCCCAGGTGGGTGCCGTGCTGCTGGCCGCGCCACCGCTGCGCCGGGCCGCGCGGTCGGCACGGACCGTCGTCGGCTGGGTGAACGCGCGGGCCCTGCCGATCTTCCTGCTGCACCAGAGCGCGCTCACCGCGGTGCTCCTGGCCGCCGGCGCTTTCGGGACGTTCGCCGGGCTGCACGAGGTTCCCTCCGGCGGGGCGTGGCTGCTCGCCCGGCTGTGCTGGCTGCCGGGATTCGCCGGCATGCTGTGGCTGCTGCTCGTCACCCTGGGCCGGATACTCCCGGCACGCCGCGATGCGCCGGGACAGAAATAG
- the whiA gene encoding DNA-binding protein WhiA produces the protein MAMTAEVKDELSRLEFTKIGPRRSEVASMLRFAGGLHIVGGRVVVEAELDTGSVARRLRKEIHELYGHHSDVHVISSSGGLRKGTRYVVRVVKDGEGLARQTGLIDQRGRPVRGLPAAVVSGGIADAEAAWRGAFLAHGSLTEPGRSSSLEVTCPGPEAALALVGAARRLGIQAKSREVRGADRVVVRDGDAIGALLTRLGAHESVLTWEERRMRREVRATANRLANFDDANLRRSARAAVAAAARVERAMEILSDSAPDHLLAAGKLRLSNRQASLEELGQLSDPPMTKDAVAGRIRRLLAMADKRAKEQGIPDTESAVTAEMLEEEEV, from the coding sequence ATGGCGATGACCGCGGAGGTCAAGGACGAGCTGAGCCGGTTGGAGTTCACCAAGATCGGCCCGCGTCGCTCCGAGGTGGCCTCGATGCTGCGGTTCGCCGGTGGCCTGCACATCGTGGGTGGCAGGGTCGTGGTCGAGGCGGAACTGGACACCGGTTCGGTGGCCCGCAGGCTGCGTAAGGAGATCCACGAGCTCTACGGCCACCATTCCGACGTGCATGTCATCTCGTCGAGCGGGGGCCTGCGCAAGGGAACCCGGTACGTGGTCCGGGTGGTCAAGGACGGTGAGGGGCTGGCACGGCAAACGGGCCTGATCGACCAGCGCGGCAGGCCGGTGCGTGGCCTGCCCGCCGCGGTGGTCTCCGGCGGGATCGCCGACGCCGAGGCGGCCTGGCGGGGTGCCTTCCTGGCCCATGGCTCGCTCACCGAGCCGGGGCGCTCGTCCTCGCTCGAGGTCACCTGCCCGGGTCCGGAGGCCGCGCTGGCGTTGGTCGGCGCGGCGCGCAGGCTGGGCATCCAGGCGAAGTCCCGTGAAGTGCGTGGCGCCGACCGGGTGGTGGTCCGGGACGGGGACGCCATCGGCGCGCTGCTCACCCGGCTCGGCGCGCATGAGAGCGTGCTCACCTGGGAGGAACGCCGGATGCGGCGCGAGGTGCGGGCCACGGCCAACCGGCTGGCCAACTTCGACGACGCGAACCTGCGCCGGTCCGCGCGGGCCGCGGTGGCCGCGGCGGCCAGGGTCGAGCGCGCGATGGAGATCCTCAGCGACTCCGCGCCCGACCACCTGCTGGCCGCCGGCAAGCTGCGGCTGTCCAACCGGCAGGCCTCGCTGGAGGAGCTCGGCCAGCTGTCCGACCCGCCGATGACCAAGGACGCCGTGGCCGGCCGGATCCGCAGGCTGCTCGCGATGGCCGACAAGAGGGCGAAGGAGCAGGGCATCCCGGATACCGAGTCGGCCGTCACCGCCGAGATGCTCGAGGAAGAGGAGGTCTGA
- a CDS encoding gluconeogenesis factor YvcK family protein: MRAVALGGGHGLHATLSALRRITSDVTAVVTVADDGGSSGRLRRELGLLPPGDLRQALSALAAAEDGGSLWSEVFQHRFGGDGALAGHAVGNLLLAGLFEVLGDPVAALDEAANLVGVSGRVLPMSVEPLEIEAEVTGLENGGVSRIRGQVAVASTPGQVRRITLHNPERPDRPPAAAPQAVRAVLDADAVFLGPGSWFTSVLPHLLLPDLHDALVRTRATKVVVLNLIPQPGETAGFSPERHLDVLFEHAPRLRVDAVIADRDSVPTPARLRHAAAGLGGRAHLADIADQGVAGRHDPDALASCVREALGLAREQ; this comes from the coding sequence TTGCGCGCGGTAGCCCTTGGCGGTGGCCACGGCCTGCACGCGACGCTGAGCGCACTGCGGCGGATCACCTCCGACGTGACGGCGGTCGTCACGGTGGCCGACGACGGCGGGTCCTCGGGCAGGCTGCGCCGGGAGCTCGGGCTGTTGCCGCCCGGCGACCTGCGGCAGGCCCTGTCCGCGCTGGCCGCCGCGGAGGACGGCGGCAGCCTGTGGTCGGAGGTGTTCCAGCATCGCTTCGGCGGTGACGGTGCGCTGGCCGGGCACGCGGTCGGCAACCTGCTGCTGGCCGGGCTGTTCGAGGTACTCGGCGATCCGGTGGCCGCGCTGGACGAGGCGGCCAACCTGGTCGGCGTCTCCGGCAGGGTGCTGCCGATGAGCGTGGAGCCGCTGGAGATCGAGGCGGAGGTCACCGGGCTGGAGAACGGCGGGGTGAGCCGGATCCGCGGGCAGGTCGCGGTGGCCAGCACGCCGGGGCAGGTTCGCCGGATCACCCTGCACAACCCGGAACGCCCCGACCGGCCGCCGGCGGCGGCTCCGCAGGCCGTGCGGGCGGTGCTGGACGCCGACGCGGTGTTTCTCGGCCCGGGTTCCTGGTTCACCAGTGTGCTCCCGCACCTGTTGTTACCGGATCTGCACGACGCGCTGGTCCGCACGAGGGCCACGAAGGTGGTCGTGCTCAATTTGATCCCCCAACCGGGTGAGACGGCTGGGTTCTCCCCGGAACGCCACTTGGACGTACTCTTCGAACACGCTCCCCGGCTCCGAGTCGACGCGGTGATCGCGGACAGGGACTCGGTGCCCACACCGGCTCGGCTGCGGCATGCGGCGGCCGGACTGGGCGGGCGCGCGCATCTGGCTGACATTGCCGACCAGGGGGTGGCCGGTCGGCACGATCCGGATGCGCTGGCGAGTTGTGTGCGAGAGGCTCTCGGTCTTGCCCGAGAGCAGTGA
- the rapZ gene encoding RNase adapter RapZ, whose amino-acid sequence MEVAVVSGLSGAGRSTAAKCLEDLGWFVVDNLPPELISTMVELGAQAQGAITKVAVVMDVRSRAFTDDLASVIKDLDARGYKPRVLFLEATDAVLVSRFEQVRRGHPMQGDGRLSDGITAERALLAPLREEADLVLETSALSVHQLRAKIEDAFGSEASTQTRVTVLSFGYKYGLPMDADLVMDVRFLPNPFWIPELREYTGLDGDVRNYVLTQEGAEEFLERYHELLRLIGAGYKREGKRYLTLAVGCTGGKHRSVAISEELARRMSNEDGMAVKVVHRDLGRE is encoded by the coding sequence ATGGAGGTGGCCGTGGTCAGCGGCCTCTCCGGAGCCGGGCGTAGCACGGCGGCGAAGTGCCTCGAGGACCTCGGCTGGTTCGTGGTGGACAACCTGCCGCCGGAGCTGATCTCCACCATGGTCGAGCTCGGCGCGCAGGCGCAGGGCGCGATCACCAAGGTGGCGGTCGTGATGGACGTGCGCTCGCGCGCGTTCACCGACGACCTCGCCTCGGTGATCAAGGATCTGGACGCCCGCGGGTACAAGCCGAGGGTACTGTTCCTCGAGGCCACCGACGCCGTGCTGGTCAGCAGGTTCGAGCAGGTTCGCCGCGGGCACCCGATGCAGGGTGACGGCCGGCTCTCCGACGGGATCACCGCCGAGCGCGCGCTGCTGGCGCCGTTGCGCGAGGAGGCCGACCTGGTGCTGGAGACCTCGGCGCTGTCGGTGCACCAGTTGCGAGCCAAGATCGAGGACGCCTTCGGCTCGGAGGCCAGCACGCAGACCAGGGTCACCGTGCTGTCCTTCGGGTACAAGTACGGGCTGCCGATGGACGCCGATCTGGTGATGGACGTGCGGTTCCTGCCGAACCCGTTCTGGATCCCGGAACTGCGCGAGTACACCGGGCTGGACGGCGACGTGCGCAACTACGTGCTGACCCAGGAGGGGGCCGAGGAATTCCTGGAGCGCTACCATGAGCTGCTCCGGTTGATCGGCGCGGGCTACAAGCGCGAGGGCAAGCGGTACCTGACGCTCGCCGTCGGATGCACCGGCGGAAAGCACCGCAGCGTGGCGATCTCCGAGGAGCTGGCCCGCCGGATGTCCAATGAGGACGGTATGGCGGTCAAGGTGGTGCATCGGGACCTTGGTCGGGAGTGA
- the uvrC gene encoding excinuclease ABC subunit UvrC, whose protein sequence is MADPSTYRPSPGSIPDAPGVYKFRDETKRVIYVGKAKSLRSRLNSYFADLAGLHPRTRQMVTTAASVEWTVVGTEVEALQLEYNWIKEFDPRFNVRYRDDKTYPVLAVTLHEEFPRLHVYRGPRKKGVRYFGPYAHAWAIRETLDLLLRVFPARTCSNGVFRRHGQIGRPCLLGYIGKCSAPCVGTVSAEQHRQIVSDFCDFLAGRTDVMVRRLEQEMAQASEGLEFEKAARLRDDLGALRRAMEKQAVVLGDGTDADVVAFAHDELEAAVQIFHVRGGRVRGQRGWVIDKAEEMDVAALVGQFLAQFYGEQAELAAEAPDTASPVPREVLVPELPPDAEAVTEWLTGLRGSRVRLRVPRRGDKRTLADTVARNASEAFAQHKLRRAGDLTARSAALSELQEHLGLDSAPLRIECVDISHIAGSDVVASLVVFEDGVPRKSEYKRFALREAAQEGDVASIAEVVRRRFSRYLKEIENVEQEVTGEGEQRPGIDPETGRPRKFAYPPNLLVVDGAGPQATAAADVLAELGITDVAVVGLAKRLEEVWLPADPDPVILPRSSDALYLLQRVRDEAHRFAVRYHREKRSKRLQTSALDGVPGLGQARRTALIKHFGSVKKLKQASVDEIAAVPGFGRRTAEVVHAALAGENGTERETGT, encoded by the coding sequence GTGGCTGACCCGTCGACCTACCGCCCATCGCCAGGGAGCATCCCGGACGCGCCCGGAGTGTACAAGTTCCGTGACGAGACCAAGCGGGTCATCTACGTCGGCAAGGCCAAGAGCCTGCGCAGCAGGCTGAACTCCTACTTCGCCGACCTCGCCGGGCTGCACCCGCGCACCCGGCAGATGGTCACCACCGCCGCGAGCGTGGAGTGGACGGTGGTGGGCACCGAGGTCGAGGCCCTCCAACTCGAGTACAACTGGATCAAGGAGTTCGACCCGCGGTTCAACGTCCGCTACCGGGACGACAAGACCTACCCGGTGCTCGCGGTCACCCTGCACGAGGAGTTCCCCCGGCTGCATGTGTACCGCGGGCCGCGCAAGAAAGGCGTGCGCTACTTCGGCCCCTACGCGCACGCCTGGGCCATCCGGGAGACCCTGGACCTGTTGCTGCGCGTGTTCCCCGCGCGCACCTGCTCGAACGGCGTGTTCCGCAGGCACGGCCAGATCGGCAGGCCCTGCCTGCTCGGCTACATCGGCAAGTGCTCGGCGCCCTGCGTGGGTACTGTCTCGGCCGAGCAGCACCGGCAGATCGTCAGCGACTTCTGTGACTTTCTCGCCGGGCGCACCGACGTGATGGTGCGCAGGCTGGAACAGGAGATGGCGCAGGCATCCGAGGGGCTGGAGTTCGAGAAGGCGGCCCGGCTGCGGGACGACCTCGGCGCGCTGCGCAGGGCGATGGAGAAGCAGGCCGTGGTGCTGGGCGACGGGACCGACGCCGATGTGGTCGCCTTCGCGCACGACGAGCTGGAGGCCGCCGTGCAGATCTTCCATGTGCGCGGCGGCCGGGTGCGCGGCCAGCGTGGCTGGGTGATCGACAAGGCCGAGGAGATGGACGTCGCCGCGCTGGTCGGGCAGTTCCTCGCCCAGTTCTACGGCGAGCAGGCCGAGCTCGCCGCCGAGGCCCCGGACACCGCCTCGCCGGTGCCCCGCGAAGTACTCGTTCCCGAACTGCCTCCGGACGCCGAGGCGGTGACCGAGTGGCTGACCGGCCTGCGCGGCTCGCGGGTGCGGTTGCGGGTGCCGCGGCGCGGGGACAAGCGGACACTGGCCGACACCGTGGCCCGTAACGCCTCCGAGGCCTTCGCCCAGCACAAGCTGCGCAGGGCGGGCGACCTCACCGCCCGGTCGGCCGCGTTGTCGGAGTTGCAGGAACACCTCGGGCTGGACAGCGCCCCACTGCGGATCGAGTGCGTGGACATCAGCCATATCGCGGGCAGCGATGTGGTCGCCTCGCTGGTCGTGTTCGAGGACGGCGTGCCGCGCAAGTCGGAGTACAAGCGGTTCGCCCTGCGGGAGGCCGCGCAGGAGGGTGACGTCGCCTCGATCGCCGAGGTCGTGCGGCGCCGGTTCTCCCGCTACCTCAAGGAAATCGAGAACGTCGAACAGGAGGTGACCGGCGAGGGGGAGCAGCGGCCCGGCATCGATCCGGAGACCGGCAGGCCGCGGAAGTTCGCCTACCCGCCCAACCTGCTGGTGGTGGACGGCGCGGGCCCGCAGGCCACCGCGGCGGCCGACGTGCTGGCCGAGCTCGGCATCACCGACGTGGCGGTGGTCGGCCTGGCCAAGCGGCTGGAGGAGGTGTGGCTGCCTGCCGACCCCGATCCGGTGATCCTGCCGCGTAGCTCCGACGCGCTGTACCTGTTGCAGCGGGTGCGCGACGAGGCGCACCGGTTCGCGGTGCGCTATCACAGGGAGAAGCGGTCGAAGCGGCTGCAGACCTCGGCATTGGACGGGGTGCCGGGCCTCGGTCAGGCGCGCAGGACCGCACTGATCAAGCATTTCGGTTCGGTGAAGAAACTCAAGCAGGCCAGCGTGGACGAGATCGCGGCGGTGCCGGGCTTCGGCAGGCGCACCGCGGAGGTCGTGCACGCCGCGCTGGCGGGCGAGAACGGCACAGAACGGGAGACGGGAACGTGA
- a CDS encoding helix-turn-helix domain-containing protein: MNSPRNTNQVSSVHEERLALGRRLRELRQQAGLTGRQLAEALSWPASKVSKLENARQSPSEDDVRGWTEATGHEAATESVLALLRTLETRHGEWDRLLRGGLHSLQDKIAESERHTRLIRAFEPLVVPGLLQTAEYARARLAEAARRHNLPEDPDDAVRARMRRQEILYRPGRRFHFVMDEAALRVRKCPPEVMLGQLDRLIALAALPTVRLGIVGFDTAYTVGPRHGFWLFDNDRVSVETYSAELNLTQEQEIKVYTEAFEAHAADASYGRAARAIIQKVIDDLAPEEPPEQP; this comes from the coding sequence ATGAATTCGCCAAGGAACACGAACCAAGTCTCCAGCGTCCATGAGGAGCGCCTCGCGCTGGGCCGGCGTCTCCGCGAGCTTCGTCAGCAGGCCGGGCTGACCGGTCGGCAGCTTGCGGAGGCGTTGTCGTGGCCTGCCTCCAAGGTCTCCAAGCTGGAGAACGCCAGACAGTCGCCGAGCGAGGACGACGTCAGGGGTTGGACCGAGGCCACGGGGCACGAGGCCGCCACCGAGTCAGTGCTCGCGTTACTGCGCACGCTGGAGACCCGGCATGGTGAATGGGATCGGCTGTTACGCGGTGGCCTGCACTCGCTGCAGGACAAGATTGCCGAGAGCGAGCGGCATACGCGCCTCATTCGTGCCTTCGAGCCGCTGGTGGTTCCCGGCCTGTTGCAGACCGCCGAGTACGCCAGAGCGCGCCTAGCCGAGGCGGCGCGCAGGCACAATCTGCCGGAGGATCCGGACGATGCGGTGCGAGCACGGATGCGGCGGCAGGAGATTCTGTACCGGCCGGGCCGCCGCTTCCACTTCGTGATGGACGAGGCGGCGCTGCGCGTCCGAAAATGTCCGCCGGAGGTCATGCTCGGCCAGCTGGACCGATTGATCGCGTTGGCCGCCCTGCCCACCGTCCGACTCGGCATCGTCGGGTTCGACACCGCTTACACGGTCGGGCCACGGCACGGGTTCTGGCTCTTTGACAACGACCGGGTGTCGGTGGAGACCTACTCCGCCGAGCTGAACCTGACCCAGGAGCAGGAGATCAAGGTCTACACCGAGGCGTTCGAGGCGCATGCCGCGGATGCCAGCTACGGCCGGGCGGCTCGGGCGATCATCCAGAAGGTGATCGACGACCTCGCGCCGGAGGAACCGCCAGAACAGCCGTAA
- a CDS encoding DUF6879 family protein, producing MSPACLSGDEFQRLFTDFEHTAFRLEVRDRYNVDAEDEPFRRFLAGEASDPSWGSGWRENIQRVTADGKLFERVRVKSIPLTDYSRFGLWACQLNIEAGEDIRYLTRDAAEGIELPNHDYWLFDSRTLVRMHFDEEDRPLQHEVITDPETIVQHNYWRDVAWHYAVRRDEFAKEHEPSLQRP from the coding sequence ATGAGTCCTGCCTGCCTGTCCGGCGATGAGTTCCAACGGTTATTTACGGACTTCGAACACACCGCCTTCCGGCTGGAGGTACGGGACCGCTACAACGTCGATGCGGAGGATGAGCCGTTCCGCCGTTTCCTCGCTGGAGAAGCGTCCGACCCGTCGTGGGGTAGCGGCTGGCGAGAGAATATTCAGCGGGTAACCGCAGACGGGAAGCTGTTCGAGCGGGTGCGGGTGAAGAGTATTCCGCTCACCGACTACAGCCGGTTCGGGCTGTGGGCTTGCCAACTCAACATCGAGGCGGGCGAGGATATCCGGTACCTCACTCGGGATGCAGCGGAAGGCATCGAACTGCCCAACCACGACTACTGGTTGTTCGACTCACGCACGCTGGTGCGCATGCACTTCGACGAGGAGGACCGGCCGCTCCAGCACGAGGTGATCACCGATCCGGAGACCATCGTCCAGCACAACTACTGGCGGGATGTGGCCTGGCATTACGCTGTCCGGCGGGATGAATTCGCCAAGGAACACGAACCAAGTCTCCAGCGTCCATGA
- a CDS encoding sialidase family protein — translation MRRRLSTAFALGMSALLLAPASPALADPPGPGEPGEHRPVRGPSAPAEHRFLQKTIRGETVPRHAYAQAADQAKGLPAIGGRWKQAGPTNIGGRIVSLALDPQRKDTVYAAAASGGLWRSTDAGKTFAPAWPDEGTQAMGAVATTGEGTLYVGTGEANPGGGSLTYEGTGIYRSDNRGTSWRNVGLRDSGTIGAIAVDPRDDDRLLVAANGSLYSGGGQRGVYLTTDGGRSWQRTLDVANEFTGAPEVTIDPTDPDRVYAVLWDHRRTPEKRTYGGVGSGVFRSLDGGLTWERLGGGLPEQGPDVGRIGIAASASEPGRLYAIVNQTSGPFAGFYTSADAGETWTRLPEPDVLKDSQSSFGWWFGKLWVDPDDSRQVHVAGVPLVTSKDGGRTWTADDTSIHVDQHAMVWDPDYPARVYLGNDGGVYRSDADGHGGWVKAEHEPYTQFYSAAITPQDTSRISGGTQDNGSLRSWGGPRFNEYLGGDGEENLINPRDKDNVFACYQYGNCFRSTDGGDTMTFFTPETTSDRRNWFTPVQFDPNDPEVMYYGGNRLNRSTDGGVTWTPISPDLTGGPGQDVYPYGTITTVAAAPSDPDTIWVGTDDGRVWLTRDLGRTWTTVLENQPWVTRIAVDERDAETAYVTLSAYRSGSPQAHVLRTRDGGERWADLSGNLPDAPVNDVVLGSHGRIYLGTDQGVFVGFRFFPGFWLRQGRGLPVVPVDDIEYDPGHRRLVAATFGRGLYEMRVH, via the coding sequence ATGCGTCGCCGGTTGTCCACCGCGTTCGCGCTCGGAATGTCCGCACTACTGCTGGCACCCGCCAGCCCCGCACTGGCCGACCCGCCCGGGCCCGGCGAACCCGGGGAGCATCGCCCGGTACGCGGGCCGTCCGCGCCGGCCGAGCACCGGTTCCTGCAGAAGACCATCCGCGGCGAGACGGTGCCACGGCACGCTTACGCGCAGGCCGCTGACCAGGCGAAAGGGCTACCCGCCATCGGCGGCCGGTGGAAACAGGCCGGGCCGACCAACATCGGCGGGCGGATCGTCTCGCTGGCGCTGGACCCGCAACGCAAGGACACCGTGTACGCGGCGGCGGCCAGCGGCGGGCTGTGGCGCTCCACGGACGCGGGCAAAACCTTCGCACCCGCCTGGCCGGACGAGGGTACCCAGGCCATGGGCGCGGTGGCCACCACCGGCGAGGGCACCCTGTACGTCGGCACCGGCGAGGCCAACCCCGGCGGGGGCAGCCTCACCTACGAGGGCACCGGAATCTACCGCTCGGACAACCGCGGGACGAGCTGGCGGAACGTCGGGCTGCGCGACTCCGGGACGATCGGGGCCATCGCCGTCGACCCGCGGGACGACGACCGGCTGCTGGTGGCGGCGAACGGGTCGCTGTACTCCGGCGGCGGGCAGCGGGGCGTGTACCTGACCACCGACGGCGGCCGGTCCTGGCAGCGCACCCTGGATGTGGCGAACGAGTTCACCGGAGCACCGGAGGTGACCATCGACCCGACCGACCCGGACCGGGTGTACGCCGTGCTGTGGGACCACCGGCGCACGCCGGAGAAACGCACCTACGGCGGGGTCGGCTCCGGGGTGTTCCGCTCGCTGGACGGCGGGCTGACCTGGGAACGGCTCGGCGGCGGGCTGCCGGAGCAAGGTCCGGACGTGGGCCGGATCGGGATCGCGGCCTCGGCCTCCGAGCCGGGCCGGTTGTACGCGATCGTGAACCAGACCAGCGGCCCGTTCGCCGGTTTCTACACCTCGGCCGACGCCGGAGAAACCTGGACCAGGTTGCCGGAACCGGACGTGCTGAAGGACTCGCAGTCCAGCTTCGGCTGGTGGTTCGGCAAGCTCTGGGTCGATCCGGACGACTCCCGGCAGGTGCACGTGGCCGGGGTGCCGCTGGTGACCTCGAAGGACGGCGGCCGGACCTGGACCGCGGACGACACCAGCATCCATGTGGACCAGCACGCGATGGTCTGGGACCCGGACTATCCCGCCAGGGTGTACCTGGGCAACGACGGCGGCGTCTACCGGTCCGACGCGGACGGGCACGGCGGCTGGGTCAAGGCGGAACACGAGCCGTACACCCAGTTCTACAGCGCCGCGATCACCCCGCAGGACACCAGCAGGATCTCCGGCGGCACCCAGGACAACGGGTCGCTGCGGTCCTGGGGCGGACCGCGGTTCAACGAGTACCTCGGCGGGGACGGTGAGGAGAACCTGATCAACCCGCGGGACAAGGACAACGTGTTCGCCTGCTACCAGTACGGCAACTGCTTCCGCTCCACCGACGGCGGGGACACGATGACGTTCTTCACCCCGGAGACCACATCGGACCGCCGGAACTGGTTCACCCCGGTGCAGTTCGACCCGAACGACCCCGAGGTCATGTACTACGGCGGGAACCGGCTCAACCGCTCCACCGACGGCGGGGTGACCTGGACGCCGATCAGCCCGGACCTCACCGGCGGGCCGGGCCAGGACGTCTACCCCTACGGCACGATCACCACGGTCGCCGCCGCACCGTCCGATCCGGACACGATCTGGGTCGGCACCGACGACGGGCGAGTGTGGCTGACCCGCGACCTCGGGCGGACCTGGACCACGGTGCTGGAGAACCAGCCGTGGGTGACCAGGATCGCGGTGGACGAGCGGGACGCGGAGACCGCCTACGTCACGCTGTCGGCGTACCGGTCCGGCTCACCGCAGGCGCACGTGCTGCGCACCCGGGACGGCGGCGAGCGGTGGGCCGACCTCTCCGGGAACCTGCCGGACGCTCCGGTGAACGACGTCGTGCTCGGCTCGCACGGCCGGATCTACCTGGGCACCGACCAGGGCGTGTTCGTCGGGTTCCGGTTCTTCCCCGGCTTCTGGCTGCGGCAGGGACGCGGGCTGCCGGTGGTACCGGTGGACGACATCGAGTACGACCCCGGGCACCGCAGGCTGGTGGCGGCGACCTTCGGCCGCGGACTGTACGAGATGCGGGTGCACTAA